From Virgibacillus ihumii, the proteins below share one genomic window:
- a CDS encoding adenosylcobinamide amidohydrolase, whose product MIEVKNAAGGYTNELIVRGISFHVEQGELFGVIGPNGSGKTTLLKMMSSILPIKSGVITMDGKSVSMYQTKGFAKLVAVLPQHTSQTFSYTVKETVSLGRYAHRSGIFQSLSEEDERVIAEVMEQTGVLHYQDALLDQLSGGEQQRVYLAQALAQNPKILLLDEPTNHLDLAFQKDLLDLLKKMTKEKQLTVISIFHDLNIAGLYCDRLLLLDNGDMKACGTPDDVLKANRIQEIYQTDIQKYPHPAVPKPQIMLVPDKQLNSPNTFIDESCLTVGDDMIQLHSPIALRTMSSGVTGSGLGWNRAFVNRHVAKSYNCANHKQEMVDYLLEHGFDPNETVGMMTAVTLQDVSFQFLEQDGYSIFVVVTAGTGNAVDAAFGDKHALEFAPGTINTWIFINGKLTDEAYIQCVMTATEAKTKVLRKTQVMDSVTGTIATGTSTDSILIAATQTGPDIPFGGSITPVGSMIGKGVFECTNQALANYFSRMTNR is encoded by the coding sequence ATGATTGAGGTCAAAAATGCAGCAGGCGGCTATACGAATGAACTGATTGTACGGGGAATCTCGTTTCATGTTGAGCAGGGGGAGCTGTTCGGAGTAATCGGTCCGAATGGAAGCGGAAAAACAACCTTGCTGAAAATGATGAGTAGTATTTTGCCGATCAAAAGTGGGGTGATTACGATGGATGGCAAATCTGTTTCGATGTATCAGACGAAAGGGTTTGCCAAACTGGTTGCCGTTCTGCCCCAGCACACATCACAAACATTCAGCTATACAGTGAAGGAGACCGTTTCGCTTGGCAGGTATGCACACCGCAGCGGTATATTTCAATCACTTTCCGAGGAAGATGAACGGGTAATTGCGGAAGTGATGGAACAGACGGGTGTGCTTCATTACCAGGATGCACTGCTTGACCAGCTTTCAGGCGGGGAGCAGCAGCGGGTTTATTTGGCTCAGGCGTTGGCGCAGAACCCGAAAATTCTTTTACTGGATGAACCGACTAACCACCTTGATCTTGCTTTTCAGAAAGATTTACTCGACTTGCTGAAAAAAATGACTAAAGAAAAGCAGCTTACCGTCATTTCTATTTTTCATGACCTGAATATTGCCGGCTTATACTGTGATCGGCTGCTGCTTTTGGATAATGGCGACATGAAAGCATGTGGAACACCGGATGATGTATTAAAGGCAAATCGGATTCAAGAAATCTATCAAACTGATATCCAAAAATATCCGCATCCGGCTGTGCCCAAACCACAAATTATGCTGGTACCGGATAAACAGTTAAATAGTCCGAATACATTTATTGATGAAAGTTGTTTGACTGTTGGGGATGACATGATCCAGCTGCATTCTCCAATCGCATTACGGACGATGTCATCCGGGGTTACCGGCTCGGGGCTGGGCTGGAACCGGGCGTTTGTAAATCGCCACGTTGCAAAATCATATAATTGTGCGAATCATAAACAGGAAATGGTTGACTATTTACTGGAACACGGATTTGATCCAAATGAAACAGTCGGGATGATGACGGCGGTTACATTACAGGATGTGTCCTTTCAGTTTTTGGAGCAAGACGGTTACTCCATCTTTGTTGTGGTGACAGCTGGAACCGGTAATGCTGTTGACGCGGCATTTGGTGACAAACATGCGCTAGAGTTTGCTCCCGGGACGATTAATACGTGGATATTCATTAACGGCAAATTAACCGATGAAGCGTATATTCAATGTGTCATGACGGCTACAGAGGCAAAGACTAAAGTACTCAGGAAAACGCAGGTTATGGATTCGGTCACTGGAACGATTGCAACTGGTACATCGACTGACAGCATCCTGATTGCAGCAACTCAAACAGGGCCTGACATCCCGTTTGGCGGATCGATCACACCGGTTGGCAGCATGATTGGTAAAGGTGTATTCGAATGTACGAACCAGGCACTTGCAAATTATTTTTCAAGGATGACGAACCGATGA
- the cbiB gene encoding adenosylcobinamide-phosphate synthase CbiB — MCHLAAIVLAVALDWLIGDPEKWPHPVKGFGRLIGLLDRRLNNGRFRKLKGVLLVLTVVLAAFGSSCLLMVLSYQWHPVAGVALEAVLISTTIAQNNLAEAVMRVYHLLEAANLPEARTKLSYIVGRETNRLPEPEIVRGAVETVAENTSDGITAPLFWSVIGGAPLALMYRAVNTCDSMVGYRNETYGKFGWASARLDDVLNWIPARLTGFLMMVVQKPAMTSFHGAWSVLFRDARKHKSPNAGWVEAAVAALLGVRLGGTNVYHGMTSVSQRLGDPHQPLTSAHILQTITIMRRTVFFFLLCMLIGGITIELATTWGECPSSL, encoded by the coding sequence ATTTGTCATCTGGCAGCGATTGTACTTGCTGTTGCATTGGATTGGTTAATTGGCGACCCGGAAAAATGGCCGCATCCCGTAAAAGGGTTTGGACGGCTTATCGGCTTATTGGATAGACGGCTTAATAACGGCAGATTTCGTAAATTAAAAGGTGTTTTACTCGTATTGACAGTTGTACTGGCTGCGTTTGGGAGCAGCTGCCTTCTGATGGTGTTGAGCTATCAGTGGCATCCGGTGGCAGGCGTCGCCCTTGAAGCTGTTCTTATTTCCACAACAATCGCGCAAAACAATCTTGCCGAAGCAGTAATGAGAGTCTATCACCTGTTGGAAGCAGCGAACTTGCCCGAGGCCAGAACGAAATTATCATATATTGTCGGGCGGGAAACAAACCGGTTGCCGGAACCGGAAATCGTTCGGGGGGCAGTGGAGACCGTTGCGGAAAATACAAGTGACGGGATCACCGCTCCACTGTTTTGGAGTGTTATCGGTGGTGCTCCATTGGCACTTATGTATCGGGCGGTAAATACGTGTGATTCGATGGTCGGCTATCGGAATGAAACATACGGGAAGTTTGGCTGGGCATCTGCCAGGCTGGACGATGTGTTGAACTGGATTCCTGCCAGACTTACCGGATTCCTGATGATGGTTGTGCAAAAGCCGGCAATGACCTCGTTCCATGGTGCATGGTCTGTTTTATTTCGCGATGCACGCAAACATAAAAGCCCGAACGCCGGCTGGGTTGAGGCAGCGGTTGCGGCGTTATTGGGGGTGCGGCTGGGCGGTACAAATGTCTATCATGGAATGACATCGGTTTCCCAGAGGCTAGGCGATCCACATCAACCACTGACCAGCGCACATATTTTGCAAACGATTACGATTATGCGGCGAACAGTATTTTTCTTTTTGCTATGCATGTTGATAGGAGGAATAACCATTGAATTGGCCACTACATGGGGCGAATGCCCATCATCTCTATGA
- the cobD gene encoding threonine-phosphate decarboxylase CobD translates to MNWPLHGANAHHLYESLELPMPDKIIDFSANLNPFGPPAGIQANWSDWFEKISDFPDPNGKELVQQIAREEGLSEDTILLGNGGAELIALVTRMLAGKRVLLIHPTFSEYGRMCSVAGCEMTSLVLQEGDWQLRMEELIPKLAEADAVFLCHPNNPTGIVYSESLMEQIISACHEHNCLLIADEAFYDFLDNKQSVASLVNKYSNLMVIRSLTKMYAIAGLRLGYLLASPELVRKLKSFQPHWSVNALALEAGKECLLDGKHAAKTRSFISGERERILAVLKKAGYRVSPSKVNFHLLQDRALDEQLPLFRFLLKKGIVPRHTANYQGLNGRWMRFAVKQSRQNDILLEALLEWRTHN, encoded by the coding sequence TTGAATTGGCCACTACATGGGGCGAATGCCCATCATCTCTATGAATCTCTTGAATTGCCCATGCCGGATAAAATTATTGATTTCAGTGCAAACCTCAATCCGTTTGGTCCACCTGCTGGCATTCAAGCAAACTGGTCTGACTGGTTTGAAAAAATTTCGGATTTTCCGGATCCAAATGGTAAGGAGCTGGTTCAGCAGATTGCTCGGGAAGAAGGCCTATCGGAAGACACTATATTGCTAGGAAACGGTGGTGCTGAACTGATTGCACTGGTCACACGGATGCTGGCAGGTAAGCGGGTATTACTGATTCATCCGACATTTTCAGAGTATGGGCGGATGTGCAGTGTGGCTGGTTGTGAAATGACGAGTCTTGTGCTGCAGGAAGGGGATTGGCAGTTGCGGATGGAGGAGTTGATTCCAAAATTAGCCGAAGCGGATGCTGTTTTTCTATGTCACCCGAACAACCCGACTGGAATCGTTTATTCCGAATCCTTGATGGAACAAATCATTTCTGCCTGCCATGAGCACAACTGTCTGCTCATAGCCGATGAAGCTTTTTATGATTTTTTGGATAACAAGCAGTCAGTAGCATCGCTTGTAAATAAGTATTCCAACTTAATGGTCATCCGGTCTTTGACGAAGATGTATGCGATTGCTGGATTGAGGTTGGGTTACTTATTAGCGTCGCCTGAACTGGTTAGGAAATTGAAGTCTTTTCAGCCACACTGGAGTGTAAATGCATTGGCACTTGAAGCGGGCAAAGAATGTCTGCTTGACGGGAAACATGCAGCGAAGACACGCTCATTTATTTCCGGGGAACGGGAGCGCATCCTTGCTGTTCTAAAGAAGGCCGGATACCGGGTGTCGCCGAGTAAGGTGAATTTTCATCTGCTGCAGGATCGGGCTTTAGATGAACAGCTGCCATTGTTTCGGTTTTTGCTAAAAAAAGGCATTGTACCGAGACATACCGCTAATTATCAAGGGTTAAACGGACGTTGGATGCGGTTTGCAGTGAAACAGTCCAGGCAAAATGACATCTTATTGGAGGCATTACTTGAATGGCGAACTCACAATTGA
- a CDS encoding bifunctional adenosylcobinamide kinase/adenosylcobinamide-phosphate guanylyltransferase, with protein MANSQLIFITGGARSGKSSFAESYATKAIAAKKQGALYYLATSRPTDDEMKERIKRHRQLRQKSGQQWHTIECPNDLLTASHLFRRGDVVLLDCLTILLTNELFRGDFEESAWQQQKFQQEVVQSILDGIRQIQGGEITLLVVSNEVLNHPMHDQPLVQAYSRLLGKLHQQIVDMASEAYMVETGIPILMKGVPADEGNYGARYGI; from the coding sequence ATGGCGAACTCACAATTGATCTTTATTACAGGTGGTGCACGAAGCGGTAAAAGCAGCTTTGCAGAGTCATATGCAACGAAGGCCATTGCTGCCAAAAAGCAAGGTGCACTGTATTATCTTGCCACTTCAAGACCAACTGATGATGAGATGAAAGAGCGCATTAAACGACACCGGCAGCTGCGCCAAAAAAGTGGTCAGCAGTGGCACACAATTGAATGTCCGAATGATCTACTAACCGCTTCCCATTTGTTCAGACGTGGTGATGTCGTACTGCTGGACTGTCTGACGATTCTTTTGACAAATGAACTGTTTCGGGGTGATTTTGAGGAATCCGCTTGGCAACAGCAAAAATTTCAGCAGGAGGTCGTGCAGTCGATCCTGGATGGAATTCGGCAGATTCAAGGCGGGGAGATTACACTCTTGGTCGTATCCAATGAGGTGTTAAATCATCCTATGCATGACCAGCCTCTTGTACAGGCGTACAGCAGACTGCTTGGAAAGTTACACCAACAAATCGTCGATATGGCATCTGAAGCATACATGGTTGAAACGGGGATACCAATACTGATGAAGGGAGTGCCTGCAGATGAAGGGAATTATGGTGCAAGGTACGGCATCTAA
- a CDS encoding cobyric acid synthase, whose translation MKGIMVQGTASNVGKSLIATALCRMFVRDGCRVAPFKSQNMSNFTCLTKKGGEISQAQALQAEAAKAEPSIWMNPIVLKPRSNLEAEVIMLGKPSGALTDKEYRKVFYEQGLSAIHESLERLRADYDVVILEGAGSPVELNLKEKELVNMKVAELAKVPVLLVADIDRGGVFASIVGTLELLSPPERERVQGIIVNKFCGDPSLFSDGMKWIEEKTGIPVLGLVPVVEHMIEEEDSLSLADWENSRVAAAADSCDKYNQLADQLKEHLDWKLLLDIIERWQES comes from the coding sequence ATGAAGGGAATTATGGTGCAAGGTACGGCATCTAACGTCGGAAAAAGCCTGATTGCGACTGCTCTTTGCCGCATGTTCGTACGGGATGGCTGCCGGGTAGCCCCGTTTAAATCCCAGAATATGTCCAATTTCACTTGTCTTACAAAGAAAGGTGGTGAAATCTCACAGGCCCAGGCACTTCAGGCGGAAGCAGCCAAAGCTGAGCCGTCAATTTGGATGAATCCGATTGTGTTGAAGCCGAGATCCAATTTGGAAGCAGAAGTCATTATGCTTGGTAAGCCTTCAGGAGCACTGACTGATAAGGAATATCGTAAAGTTTTTTATGAACAAGGATTGTCAGCTATTCATGAGTCACTTGAGCGTTTACGTGCCGATTATGATGTTGTCATCCTGGAAGGTGCCGGGAGTCCGGTTGAACTAAATTTAAAAGAAAAAGAGCTGGTCAACATGAAAGTGGCTGAGCTTGCTAAGGTACCGGTTCTGCTTGTTGCTGATATTGACCGTGGCGGTGTGTTCGCAAGCATTGTTGGAACACTTGAATTACTAAGTCCACCCGAGCGGGAACGTGTTCAGGGAATTATTGTGAATAAATTTTGCGGGGATCCTTCCTTATTTTCTGATGGCATGAAGTGGATTGAGGAGAAGACTGGGATTCCGGTGTTGGGACTTGTACCTGTTGTTGAACATATGATAGAAGAGGAAGATTCGTTGTCTTTGGCAGACTGGGAGAACTCACGTGTAGCTGCAGCTGCGGACTCATGTGACAAATACAATCAGCTGGCAGATCAGTTAAAAGAACATCTTGATTGGAAGCTGTTGCTTGATATCATCGAGCGGTGGCAGGAATCATGA
- the cobS gene encoding adenosylcobinamide-GDP ribazoletransferase, with amino-acid sequence MKTYFYGFIISIQFFSVLPIRKEIPMTNRTIERAIRMFPLFGLLLGSICTGLLYGLTEWTILSPLSTTFILWVVMIVLTGGIHLDGWMDTSDAFFSYRDQHKRLEIMNDPRTGAFGVISVIVLLAARFLFMYEIVARMAPLTFLLILFIPFFSRMVMGLLLVLVPPARDEEMGKLFQQASNQATYLSYLAYFPVVLVLIWLWNSGGAIPALLMLLGTVILFLVIRNRVMKWFGGMTGDIIGASTEGVEVWLWLIIWLFHYYGMG; translated from the coding sequence ATGAAAACTTATTTTTACGGCTTTATCATATCCATTCAATTTTTTAGTGTATTGCCGATCCGAAAAGAAATACCGATGACAAACCGGACAATCGAGCGGGCAATCAGGATGTTTCCGCTGTTTGGTCTATTGCTTGGAAGTATTTGCACCGGTCTATTGTATGGTCTGACGGAGTGGACTATCTTATCACCTTTAAGTACAACATTTATTCTTTGGGTGGTAATGATTGTGTTGACTGGTGGTATTCATTTGGACGGTTGGATGGATACGAGTGATGCGTTCTTTTCCTATCGTGATCAGCATAAGCGGCTGGAAATTATGAATGATCCGCGCACAGGTGCGTTTGGAGTGATCAGCGTGATTGTCCTTCTTGCAGCCAGGTTTCTGTTTATGTATGAAATTGTCGCAAGAATGGCGCCGCTCACGTTTTTGTTGATTTTGTTCATTCCGTTTTTTAGCCGGATGGTAATGGGGTTGCTGCTTGTGCTTGTCCCGCCTGCCAGAGATGAGGAGATGGGGAAGTTATTTCAGCAGGCTTCCAACCAGGCAACGTACCTGAGTTATCTTGCCTATTTTCCGGTAGTATTGGTGCTGATATGGCTTTGGAATTCGGGCGGTGCGATTCCTGCTTTATTGATGCTGCTCGGTACAGTAATTCTTTTCCTGGTGATTCGAAATAGAGTGATGAAATGGTTTGGAGGCATGACCGGTGATATCATCGGTGCTTCAACGGAGGGGGTGGAGGTCTGGTTATGGCTGATTATTTGGCTGTTTCATTACTACGGCATGGGATGA
- a CDS encoding histidine phosphatase family protein → MADYLAVSLLRHGMTKENTRKAYIGWKDSPLSEEGKKELQPYIGCYSRPGIVFSSDLRRCRETAVILFPNQEITESAELRELHFGDFEGKTYDELQHLAAYQQWVEQPFTVRPVGGETYAEFCSRINVGFMHVRQRILAKGKQHAALVTHGGVIRYLLTVFCGQNKSFFDWNIPYGGGYRLVWTKESFRRGEKCMSLQEEPITENQPG, encoded by the coding sequence ATGGCTGATTATTTGGCTGTTTCATTACTACGGCATGGGATGACAAAAGAGAATACACGAAAAGCATATATCGGTTGGAAGGATTCTCCGTTATCAGAAGAAGGAAAAAAAGAACTACAGCCATATATTGGGTGTTATTCAAGACCGGGAATTGTCTTTTCAAGTGATTTACGAAGGTGTCGTGAGACTGCGGTCATATTGTTTCCAAATCAGGAAATAACGGAATCAGCGGAATTACGGGAGCTTCATTTCGGCGATTTTGAAGGTAAAACATATGATGAGTTGCAACATTTGGCGGCATATCAACAGTGGGTGGAACAACCCTTTACAGTGCGACCAGTTGGAGGTGAAACGTACGCGGAGTTTTGCAGTAGAATCAATGTAGGGTTTATGCATGTTCGACAGCGGATCCTGGCAAAAGGAAAACAACATGCCGCCCTTGTTACGCATGGCGGGGTGATTCGCTATCTACTTACGGTTTTTTGCGGACAAAACAAGTCTTTCTTTGATTGGAACATTCCTTATGGCGGGGGATACCGCCTGGTTTGGACTAAGGAAAGCTTTAGGAGGGGTGAAAAGTGCATGTCGTTACAGGAGGAGCCTATAACGGAAAATCAGCCTGGGTAA
- a CDS encoding bifunctional adenosylcobinamide kinase/adenosylcobinamide-phosphate guanylyltransferase, producing the protein MHVVTGGAYNGKSAWVKEHYRLEGEKHFRWIDACQDMSCPNAMSDLKQDLVIFEGIEQWVWNWIKKRQPEDPRDFGKQIIGDWTGWEQSKAGRTLVVIGVDISKGIVPMNQEMRLWRDVTGWSYQDLVKNCDRLDLIWYGIQKQLK; encoded by the coding sequence GTGCATGTCGTTACAGGAGGAGCCTATAACGGAAAATCAGCCTGGGTAAAGGAACATTACCGTCTTGAAGGTGAAAAACATTTTCGGTGGATAGATGCCTGCCAAGATATGTCCTGTCCGAACGCGATGTCTGACTTGAAGCAGGATCTGGTTATTTTTGAAGGAATAGAGCAATGGGTTTGGAACTGGATAAAAAAGAGGCAACCCGAGGATCCACGGGATTTTGGCAAACAGATTATCGGTGATTGGACCGGATGGGAGCAATCCAAAGCGGGTCGAACGTTGGTCGTCATTGGTGTTGATATTTCCAAAGGGATTGTGCCTATGAATCAGGAAATGCGGTTGTGGCGAGATGTGACTGGATGGTCTTATCAGGATTTGGTCAAAAACTGTGATCGGCTGGATCTCATCTGGTATGGGATTCAGAAACAATTGAAATAA
- a CDS encoding cob(I)yrinic acid a,c-diamide adenosyltransferase: protein MRIYTRTGDKGQTGLIGGRVDKDDIRVEAYGTIDELNCFVGKIMTELDPEQFADILDDLEKIQHELFDCGGDLANVSKRRQLKLTEESIDYLEEKIDQFIEQAPKVERFILPGGGNAAASIHIARTITRRAERVVLRLMKQESEVPEVPLKYLNRLSDYFFALARVVNAKLGVADVEYVRSARVFRGGKRKEN from the coding sequence ATGCGTATTTATACAAGGACAGGGGATAAAGGACAAACAGGTCTGATTGGAGGACGCGTGGACAAGGATGATATCCGGGTTGAGGCGTATGGAACAATCGATGAGTTAAATTGCTTTGTGGGAAAAATTATGACTGAGCTTGATCCGGAGCAATTTGCAGACATACTGGATGACCTGGAAAAAATCCAGCATGAACTGTTTGATTGCGGTGGAGATTTGGCAAATGTTTCGAAACGGCGACAACTAAAGTTGACCGAAGAATCTATCGACTATCTTGAGGAAAAAATTGATCAGTTCATCGAGCAGGCACCAAAAGTAGAACGGTTTATTTTACCGGGTGGTGGCAATGCTGCTGCGTCCATTCATATTGCACGGACTATCACAAGAAGGGCGGAGCGGGTTGTACTTCGGCTGATGAAACAGGAATCAGAGGTGCCGGAAGTTCCATTGAAATATTTAAACCGTCTTTCCGATTACTTCTTTGCTCTGGCCAGGGTCGTCAATGCCAAACTTGGAGTAGCGGACGTTGAATATGTAAGAAGTGCCCGTGTGTTCCGTGGTGGAAAACGAAAGGAGAATTAA
- a CDS encoding ECF transporter S component: MQSKQVSMLALFIALSVIGSAIKIPAFIGSIALDVFPALLAACLLGKRQGALIAGVGHLVSAFLGGMPLGPMHVVIALEMTLLVWVFGAMYQSGKRQLAGIVFVLAVLAPLPMIALLGTSFYIVVVPSLFVGSLFNVVIALLFIPKLVEVFDSRLAGITK, encoded by the coding sequence ATGCAGTCGAAACAGGTGAGTATGCTTGCTCTTTTCATAGCGCTGTCAGTTATCGGGTCCGCTATTAAAATACCAGCTTTTATAGGGAGTATCGCCCTTGATGTATTTCCCGCACTTCTTGCAGCGTGTCTGCTTGGCAAACGGCAGGGGGCACTCATTGCTGGGGTCGGTCACCTCGTTTCCGCATTTCTAGGCGGTATGCCGCTTGGCCCGATGCATGTGGTTATTGCGCTGGAAATGACACTCCTCGTATGGGTGTTTGGTGCCATGTATCAGAGCGGAAAGCGTCAGCTGGCAGGCATCGTATTTGTGCTGGCGGTGCTGGCACCATTGCCTATGATAGCCCTCCTCGGTACATCTTTTTATATTGTAGTTGTCCCTTCGTTATTCGTCGGTTCACTCTTTAATGTCGTGATCGCACTATTATTCATTCCAAAGCTGGTTGAAGTGTTCGATTCCAGACTGGCGGGGATAACGAAATGA
- a CDS encoding ATP-binding protein, producing MRRDALIVPFDGNDELVIATDNSGSIGKKALDDVQVPYDVVAYFAFRVAYMECASVGGNPFSVILQNFNGDKVWNVLVRGIERGIAELGIEALPITGSTESNFSMQQSATGITVLGKRFHHRESGDKPLGELSAAIIGYPLVGDEVMQKKEQIAPLHLFQWCCHQEAVAAVVPVGSKGSLYELRQLFIDQSLTFTSEIDLNKTSGPATCFVVIYLRTFQNTIASKAGALFHKVEIAGGG from the coding sequence ATGAGGCGTGATGCACTGATCGTACCGTTTGATGGAAATGATGAATTGGTGATTGCCACGGATAACAGCGGATCGATTGGCAAAAAAGCTCTTGATGATGTTCAGGTTCCATATGATGTTGTGGCTTACTTTGCTTTTCGGGTTGCGTATATGGAATGTGCGTCGGTTGGAGGTAATCCATTTTCAGTTATTCTCCAAAACTTTAATGGAGATAAAGTCTGGAATGTGCTTGTCAGGGGAATCGAACGGGGAATCGCTGAACTGGGAATTGAAGCACTTCCAATAACCGGCAGTACCGAATCGAATTTTTCCATGCAGCAATCAGCAACAGGCATTACGGTTCTCGGCAAGCGCTTCCATCATAGGGAGTCAGGCGATAAGCCTTTAGGTGAACTGTCTGCAGCCATTATCGGATATCCACTGGTTGGCGATGAGGTCATGCAGAAAAAGGAGCAAATTGCCCCGCTGCATCTGTTTCAGTGGTGCTGTCATCAGGAAGCAGTCGCCGCAGTCGTGCCGGTTGGATCAAAAGGAAGTCTTTACGAATTAAGACAGTTATTCATTGATCAATCTCTTACCTTCACAAGCGAAATCGATTTGAACAAAACATCTGGTCCTGCAACATGTTTTGTGGTTATATACTTACGGACGTTTCAGAATACAATTGCATCAAAGGCAGGTGCGCTGTTTCATAAAGTTGAAATTGCCGGTGGGGGATGA